The following nucleotide sequence is from Apium graveolens cultivar Ventura chromosome 4, ASM990537v1, whole genome shotgun sequence.
gggttgaatgcaaacaataccgtttcgtcgaataaaatgcggaataaaattgtgaaacaaaattcaagttaaataaaacttttattaaacttgaaaggtgttacaactacggtatcggttacaagggattaatctcaaatcaattattacaaatttagaataaattcgacatgaactttttctatttttgtaattaaaagatcaaatgctaaaagcgatttgagattaagttctagggattttaatccactagatagatacacaagaacaagataagtatttctagttgattggatttaactttacaatctagaaaattgatcttgaagttgcagaatagatgtaatatttttctgcttctttttctcttttgttcttctgtatgttgtgttctgtttgattgattgatattttgaattgctgctacttcttctatttaacaatccaaccgagagaaaaagaactggaatgacaatcctttttagcttgaaagactttcggtgagacaatctattagagctagcaagacaattaaaatgaactagcaagactttcggtatgactattgattgtcataccgattgtcatattagttcaaatgaaattgttttactgaattaataattgattttaatctaaataataattctatcaatacaatcaactgaattagcatgacattcggtatgactatcaattgtcataccgattgtcatactagtacaatcagttgtcttttttagaattatcacagattttaatcaattaacattctgaaaatcctcatttattaattctaaattaattaatcaatttaattcaattaatcaataaattaatccttgcagatataatttattctcttaattaaattatatgacttaattaattaatagagaattaatactatccctgagcagcatccattcttctgacaatcttctgaaagtttctgagacttatgaatcaattccgtcactttaatgctgacactcgatgtactgtctggttcatgagtgactaacttttcgtgacgtttcttcatgtcttgactttgttgttatgattgaatccttgtaataaatgataccttgacgagatctctatcacttgattaaatccacgatcttgatttatatcactgaggcatgatcaaattcttgaacttcttccagtgaatcttcatgtctgcagatgaacaatgttcctttattctttgacagatgttactttgtgagatctctctgatgcttgatccactatttacttattacattcttatttgagttgagttaaatattcgaataaacgagtaggctatgacatatgcctttcacctTGGGTATCAAGAATTATCTGGACCTTatactgaaagagactccgaGTCATCGGATGATGATGTtgccccaagaaggagacgtgctggcaaagagccaatggcTGACACTGAACAACGCTCCAGGAGcactcaagggatgaatccccaagatatttaagagaggatcagggctcatgaagctgagatccaaaggctgaatCGAGACTTGGAGACACATCTGGCCCCAAGACCCCCACTCGCTCCAAGacggagaaatcctcctccaatcatagacctggatggtccaataccaagaagggtagttgccccaagggctgatccaagtgatcttatgcccctaggagatcctaatgatccaaacccaccattcactgatGAGATAATGGATGCTCacatctcaagaaagttcaagatgcccaccatcaaagcatacgATGGTATTGACGACcctgctaatcatgttaggacgttCTCTAACACCATGTTGCTACAtcccgtgaacgacgctattaagtgtcgggccttccctcaaaccctgtcgggcatggctcaaaggtggtacagtcgTCTACctccaaactctattggatcctttAAAGACTTGAGTCAAGCTTTTATCAAGCAGTTCATAAGTGGCAGAGTGCACGAGAAGAGTTCAGCATCACTCATGGGCATAGTCCAAGGAGCGAAGGAGTCCCTGAGAGAATATCTGAATCGATTTACGAAGGAGGCTTTAAAGGTCcctgatcttgatgataaggtagctatgatagccctaCAGCAAGGGACTAGAaacgagttctttaagatgtccctgGCTAAGCGCCCTCCCAAAAGTATGTTACAACTCCAGGATAGAGCcggaaagtatatcaaggtggagaAGAGTATGAAGAAGACAGTTGTGAACAATGAACCTACTGGAAACAAGAAGAGGAAGATGGATCAATAGTACgacgctaaggacaagtatccacGAATTGGTAAAACCTCTGACTCctcctcttctaagaagaatTAGCAACCAAGGTTCGCTGAATATGCAAGGTTGAATTCTCCAAGGAGCCAAATACTTATGGAAATTGAAAATGACAAAGACTTCAGATGACCGAAGTCACTTAGGGGAGACCCCGAGAAAAGTGACAAGAGTCGATactgcagatttcacaaagatgttggtcatgacgCTGATGATTGTAGGCAACTCAAGGATGAGAATGAGTATCTGATCCGAAGGGGAAAGTTCGGACAtttcaccaagggtgaagaggccgaaggccaaaagagagataatgatcgAAGAGATGATGATCGAAGAGGTAACGACAGAGATCGCAACCCACAGCCCCGAGGGCCAGTAATCAATATGATCTCAAGAGGACTTACAGCAGCTGGTACTACAAGGAACTCCCGAAAAGCTTATGCAAGGGAAGTAATGAGCATAGTTGGAGAGCCATCTAAACATTTTAAGTCAGAGATGACGCTTGAATTTGGTGACccagaccttgaaggtttgaaatttcctcaggATGATCCTCTGGTTATCACTCCGTTAATTGGAAATTGTCCTGTTATGAGGGTCCTAGTGGACAATAGAGCTTCCTTGGACATTCTGTTCCATGATACATTcataaggatgggttataatgattctcagcTAACTCCATCTGACGCACCCATCTACGGGTTTAACCATGTGGAATACAAAGTCGAAGGAGCAATATAACTTCCCGTAACTATCGGGGAGGAGCCCAGGGAGGCCACACAGATGTTAAACTTCCAGGTTGTCAAGACAGCCTCTAcctacaatgctatcatgggtagAACAGGGATCTATGCTTTTAAGGCTGTGCCCTCAACCTACCACATGGTACTAAAGTTCCTAACTAGGAACGGAGTTGGAGAAGCGAGAAAAGATCAGAAATTGGCCCGCAGTTGCTATGTTACAGCACTTAAGCCCGATGGAACTGGGGGCAGGTCCTTcccatagaagacatggatgtccgAGAGAATGACGAACAACAAGGGAAGCCATCTGAGGACTTGGTCCCAATTCCCTTAGATCCCTTAGACCCGGAGAAGGTCACGTACATTGGGGCATCTGTGGACAAGCCCTTGAAGGGCCGAATGACAACTTTCCTCCAAGAAAACAATGATGTATTTGCTTGGACAGCAGCCGATATGCCTGGGATTGACCCAAACCTTATAGCTCATAGGTTGAACGTTGATCCGACTCGGAAGGCTGTAAAGCAaaagaagagaacttatgcccctgatAGGATGAAAGCCATTAAGCAGGAGGTCGAGAAGCTTTTAGAAGCTGGATTTATTGAGGAAGTGCAATTCCCTGAATGGTTGTCCAACCCCGTAATAgttaagaaggccaatggaaagtgtAGGATGTGCATTGACTTCACTGACTTGAATGATGCTTGTCCCAAGGACCGTTACCCCTTACCGAGGATTGATACCCTGGtcgatgccactgctggacacgagatgctaagcttcatggatggcttcagtggttacaatcagattagaatgcataaggatgacacccccaaggtatccttcataactgactttgttgtattttgttatcttgttatggcttttggacttaagaatgcaggaggTACTTACCAAAGACTAGTAAACAAGATATTTTCCCGTCTAATTGGAAAAACCATGGAGgtctatgtcgatgacatgttagtcaaaagcctaAGCAAGGCCGCTCATATTAGTCACCTCagagaggcatttgaagtgctgaggcaccacaagatgatgttaaaccaagacaagtgtgcttttggcgttgggtctggaaattttttgggatatATGGTCTCTAAGAGGGGAATAGAGGCCAACCCCCACAAGAACAAagcaatcctagacatggagccaccaTGCTCCATCAAGGACATTCAGAAGCTGACAGGAAGAATCGCAACTCTAGGaaggttcatctccaagtctggagacaaaTGCCTGCCCTTTTTCAAAACTCTTAAGAAGGTGAAGGACTTTGAATGGACAACTGAAagccaagaggcctttgaacaactaaagaagtacatgactgaagccccgttgttggctaaaCCAAGTCCGGAGGACACTCTATATTTATACCTCGCGGTATCTGAACAAGCCGTTAGTGCAGTCCTCGTGAAGGAAGAGCAGAAGCTTCAGAAGCctgtatactatgtaagcaagGTGTTCCATGGAGCAGAATTAAATTAATCCACCACGGAAAAGTTTGCACTTTCTATCATCACAACCTCGAggaagttgagaccatacttcTAGGCTCACAAGATCAAAGTCCTAATGAACCAACctttgaggaacattcttcatAGCCCGAAGGCCAGTGGAAAGCTCATCAAGTGGGCGATTGAGATAGGATAATTTGATATCAAATACAAGCCTCGAACGGCCATCAAGGCTCATGCATTAGCAGACTTCGTGGTTGAATACACCATTAACGACCAAGAAGTTGGGGGCAAGAAATAGTAACCCCAGAAGGAGGAGAGAAGGAGAAGGATGAAGAAACAACCTTGAAggagtattgggttctccattttgacggagcGTCAAAAATAAAATCTAGTGGTGCATgcctagtcttgcaaagccctgatgggtttatGATTGAATATGCTTTAAAGTTGGATTTCCCGACTACGAACaacgaagcagaatatgaagcattGATAGATGGCTTAGGCTTGGCTAAAGCCGTGAGGGCCAAAAACTTGAAGATCTGCGGAGACTCAAGACTTGTAGTTGCTCAAGTTAATGGGGAGTTTGAGGCCAAAGATGATATTATAGCCAAGTACCTGAGAGTCGTAAAGAGAATACTGACTTAATTCGATGAATGGTACGCAAAACACATTCcgagagaggagaacactacGGCGGATGCCTTATCTCAGTTTGCCTCATCTGAAATCGAGAACTATTCTAAAAGTATTTAATTCCAGGTCTTGAAGACCCCTACTATTCATGTCATAAATCTGATAGTACCAGTTAGTGTGGAAAGCTGTTAAAAAGACCCGATCAAGACCCACTTAGAAACTGGGTGGCTCCCCGATGATGCCCAGGAGGCACGCAAGTTGTCGGTTAGAGCATTAAGATACTCATTGATTGAAGGCCTTATTTATAAAAGGTCCTTTGTTATCCCGTACTTGAAGTGCTTAAGACCTCTTGAAGCAGAGGAGGCACTCAAAGAAGCCCATGAAGagatttgtggacaacacttggggggcagggcccttGCTCACAAGATAACTCGGCTGGGGTTCTACTGGACAACTATGCTAGCTGATGCAAAGGCTTATGTGAAGAGATGCCACAGATGCCAGAGGCACGCTCCGATAGTACGATAGCCCCCAGAGAGGCTTACGTCAATCAGCACACCCATCCATTTTGCAATGTGGGGAATGGACATACTTGGACCATTTCCTATTGCATCGGGATAGAGGAAATTCATTGTGGTAGTCGTAGACTACTTTacaaagtggattgaggctaaggcactagccaagataaccaccaagcaaaTTACCCAATTCTTC
It contains:
- the LOC141720259 gene encoding uncharacterized protein LOC141720259 yields the protein MAQRWYSRLPPNSIGSFKDLSQAFIKQFISGRVHEKSSASLMGIVQGAKESLREYLNRFTKEALKVPDLDDKVAMIALQQGTRNEFFKMSLAKRPPKSMLQLQDRAGKQLKDENEYLIRRGKFGHFTKGEEAEGQKRDNDRRDDDRRGNDRDRNPQPRGPVINMISRGLTAAGTTRNSRKAYAREVMSIVGEPSKHFKSEMTLEFGDPDLEGLKFPQDDPLVITPLIGNCPVMRVLVDNRASLDILFHDTFIRMGYNDSQLTPSDAPIYGFNHVEYKVEGAI